The Rhodothermus marinus DSM 4252 DNA segment GGCCAGCCAGCCGATCGTGCCGCCGCGTCCGGTGAAAATGCCCACGTTGCGGCGAAGCAGGCGAAACGGATCTTCCTGGAGGCGAAAAACCCGGGGCGAAACAAGCGGCAGGAGCGCGGCGGCCAGCGTCTGTTGCAGAAATGTGCGGCGGTTCATGGCGATGGTCTCCGTCAGGTGTCGTTCATGTCTTTCAGCGTGCCACTGGCAAAATAAGGCTTGTGCGGCACATGATGATTTTGTAAAAATGTACAAAGAAAATGGAAAAGTCGCACTTGACTGCGCGCGGCTGTTGCAATAAGCTCCGATAGTCGGGAAGAACGTCCGCGAAGATCATGGCACGCTTTGAATTGCTGGTCAACGGAACCCGTCACACGGTCGACGTGCCGCCGGATATGCCGCTGCTCTGGGTGCTGCGGGATGTGCTGGGGCTGACGGGCACCAAGTTCGGCTGTGGCAAGGCACTCTGCGGCGCCTGCACGGTGCATCTGAGCGGCACGCCGGTGCGCTCGTGCGTGTTGCCGGTCTCGGCCGTGGTCGGACAACCCATTACGACGATCGAAGGGCTGGATCCGGAAGGGAATCACCCGCTGCAGCGGGCCTGGCGTGAGCTGAACGTGCCGCAATGCGGCTATTGCCAGGCCGGTCAGCTTATGACGGCCGCCGCGCTACTGCGGCAGAACCCGAATCCCACCGACGACGACATCATCGCCGCCATGGGCGGCAATCTGTGCCGTTGCGGCACCTATCATCGGATCCGTCAGGCGATTCATCGGGCCGCGGAAATCATGCGGCAGGAGGGTACGCAATGAGTGGCTTCGACCTCTGGGAATACATCGAAGCGCGACGCAATCCGCTCAGGCTCAGCCGCCGCGCGTTCCTGAAGGTAGGGATGGCCGCCACAGGTGGACTGCTTGTCGGCGGACTGGTCCCGCGTATCGGCAGTGGGAAGGAAGACGATACTCCGGCCGAACTGAACCCGTACGTGCAGGTCGATCCGGACGGGACGGTGCGCATCTACGTGCCCAAGTCGGAGATGGGCCAGGGCGTGCGCACCTCGCTGGCCATGCTGGTGGCCGAGGAGCTGGACGCCGACTGGGAGCAGGTGCGTGTGGAGCAGGCCCCGCTCGATCCGAAATACGGCAGCCTGGGAACGGGTGGCAGTAGCAGCGTGCGCACGCGCTGGCGGGAGCTGCGCGAGGCCGGCGCCATGGCGCGGGCGCTGCTCGTCGAGGCGGCCGCTCGGCGCTGGGGCGTCGATCCGGCCCGCTGTCGCACGGAGCAGGGAAGGGTGTTGCACCCGAACGGCCGCGACGTGTTGCGCTACGGTGAGTTGGCCGCCGAGGCGGCCCGCCTGGAGCCGCCGGCTTCGGTGCGTCTGAAAGACCCGGCCAGCTTTCGGCTGATCGGCCGGCCTCAGCACGGCGTGGACGTTCCCGACATCGTTACGGGACGGGCCACCTACGGCATCGACGTGCGCGTGCCGGGTATGCTCGTGGCCAGCATCGAGCACTGCCCGTACATCGGCGGACGGCTGTTGCGCTACGACGACACGGCCGCCCGCCAGGTGCCGGGCGTGCGCGCCGTCGTCGAGGTGCCGGCGCTCGGGTCGGGCGTCTATCGGGTGCGACCCGGCGTGGCGGTGATCGCCGAAAACACCTGGGCAGCCTTCCGGGGGCGGCAGGCGCTGCGTATCGAGTGGGAGCCGGGCGACGCCGAACGGCACAGCTCGGCGGCTTACCTGGAGCAGATGCAGACCCTGGCCGCCGAACCGGGTCAGGTCGTGCGTGAACGCGGATCGGTCGAAACGGCCCTGTCGCAGGGAAGCCGTCGCCTCGAAGCGACCTACGTGTTGCCCTTCCTGGCGCATGCGCCCATGGAGCCGGTCAACGCGGTGGCGCACGTCGAGGGCGACCGGTGCACGGTCTGGGCACCTACGCAGACGCCCGAATGGGCGGCCCGGGGCGTTGCCGAGGTGCTGGGCATCCCCGAGCGTAACGTGCGCGTCTTCATCACGCTGCTGGGGGGCGGCTTTGGCCGGCGGCTCATGGACGACTACGCCGTCGAAGCGGCCTACCTGTCGAAAGCCGTGGGCGCGCCCGTGCAGGTGGTCTGGACCCGCGAAGACGACCTGCAATTCGATTTCTACCGGCCCATGGCCGTGCATCGCATCGAGGCCGCGCTCGACGCGGAGGGCAGACCGCTGGCCTGGTACCATCGGCTGGTGTCTACATCGATCCGGGCAGCGCTGGAGGGTCCTGAAGCGCCCGACCAGCACCGCTCGGAAGTCGGCGGAGCGGACCTGTTGCCCTATCGTGTGCCGAACTGGCGCCTGGAATACCGGCCGTTCCAGAGCCCGATCTTTCGCGGCTGGTGGCGGTCGGTCGAGCACACGCACACGGCCTTTGCCGTCGAAAGCTTCATCGACGAGCTGGCGGCGGCCGCCGGGCGCGATCCGCTGGCCTACCGTCTGGAGCTGTTCGACATGGAGGCGCGAAGCGAAGGAGGCGGCTGGGCACCCCCTTACGAGCCGGCCCGCCTGCGGCGCGTGCTGGAACTGGCGGCCGAGAAGGCCGGCTGGGGACGCCCGCTGCCCGAAGGGCACGGACTGGGCATCGCCTGCCACTGGGCATTTGCCAGCTATGCGGCGGAGGTGGTCGAAGCGTCTGTGGACGACGACGGGCAGGTGCACGTGCACCGCGTCGTGGTCGTGCTGGACTGCGGCCGCGTCGTCAACCCGAGTGGCGCCGAAGCCCAGGTGATCAGCGGGGTGCTCGACGGCCTGTGGACGGCACTCCGGGCCGAGGTTGTGCTGGACGGCGGCCGGGTCGTTTCGTCCAACTTCGACAACTACCCGCTCCTGCGCCAGCACGAAGTGCCGCCGGCGATCGAAGTCCACTTCGTGGAGAGCGAGGCGGACCCGACCGGACTGGGCGAACCGCCCGTGCCACCCGTTGCGCCCGCGCTGGCCAACGCGATCTTTGCCGCCACGGGCCGCCGGATCCACCGGCTACCCATCCGGCCCGAAATGCTCCGTGGCTGACGTTCCTTCCTGAGCAGCCCGGAACGGACGGGCGGCTGCGGCGTGAAGGAGGCCGTCCCCGAAAAGCAGGAAGGCAAACGCATCATGCCGGACGGATTCGGTTCGACGGCCTCGGTGCCGGCACTGCCGCGCTGGCGCGTCTGGGTGCTGGCCGCCCGCCCCAAGACGCTGGCCGCGGCCGTCGCGCCTGTGCTCATGGGTACGGCCATGGCCTGGGCCGACGGTGGCTTTCACCTGCCCTCGGCGTTTTTTGCGCTGATCGGCGCGCTGCTGATCCAGATCGGGACGAACTTCGCCAACGACTATGCCGACTACCTGAAGGGCGCCGATACGGCCACGCGCAAGGGACCACTGCGGGTGACGGCGGCAGGCCTGGTGACGCCCGAGGCCATGCGACGCGCCACCACGCTGACGTTCGCGCTGGCCGTCGTGGCCGGCCTCTACCTGATCTGGCGGGGTGGCTGGCCCGTGCTGGCGATCGGATTGCTTTCGATCCTGTTCGGCATCCTGTACACGAGCGGTCGCTATGCGCTGGCCTATCTGGGGCTGGGTGAGCTTTTCGTGCTCATCTTTTTCGGGCCGGTGGCCGTGGGCGGTACCTATTACGTGCAGACGCTCACAATCACGCGCGAAGTGCTGCTGATGGGGCTGGCGCCGGGGCTGATTTCGACGGGCATCCTGCTGGTGAACAACGTCCGGGACATCGAGGAAGACCGCCAAGCAGGCAAACGGACGCCCGTGGTGCGCTTCGGACGGACGTTTGGCGTGGGACTGTATGCTTTCTGTCTGTTCAGCGCGCTGCTTCTGCCGGTCGTCTGGTATCTGCTCACCTACCGGCATGGCGGGGCGATGGCGGTGTTGGCGCTGTTGCCGGCCAGCGTGCGCGCCATCCGGACGCTGGCGCTTGAGCGGGACGGTGCCGTGCTGAACGCGCTCCTGGCGGCTACCGGACGCCTGCTCCTGCTCTACAGTCTGCTGTTCTCGATCGGGTGGATTCTGACCTGAGCGGCCATGCCCGAATGCACCTGGCGCCTGTTTCGCTTCAGCCTGCCGCTGGCGATGCCGCTACCGTCCGGTGCATCGGTGCGACAGGGCTGGCTGGTGCAGCTTCAGGGAGCAGGCGCAACGGGCTGGGGCGAGGTGGCCCCGTTGCCGGGCTTCAGCCGCGAGACGCCGGAGGCAGCCTTTCGGGCGCTGCAGGTGTTGCTGCCACGTCTGACTTCCGTGCCGGAAGCTTCCACGTTTGCAGAATGGGCCGAAACCGTGGCGCCGCTGCTGGCCGACGCGCCGGCTTCGGTGCGGTGGGGGCTGGAGCTGGCGCTTGCCAGCTGGCAGGCCGCCCGCGTGGAAAAACGACTGGACACCTGGCTGGCGTCCGATCCGTTGCCTGTGATTTCGATTAATGCGCTGGTACCGACGAACTGGCAGGCGCATCCCGAGTGCCTGGCAACGATTCGGGCGGCCGGATACCGGACGGTCAAAGTCAAGGTAAGCGGACATGCACCGGGAGAAGCGGCGCGGTGCGTGCGGCAGCTCCGGGACATGCTGGGCGGCGAGATAACGCTGCGGGTGGACGCGAACCGGGCCTGGACGCTGCGCGAAGCGCTGGCGTTTGCTGAGGCGGTGGCCGATCTGGAAATTGCCTACATCGAAGAGCCGCTGCGTGACCCGGAGAAGCTTCAGGAATTTGTGCAGCGGAGTCCGGTGCCGGTGGCGCTCGACGAAACGCTGGCCGAGCAACCGGGGACGCCGCTGCACCGCTGGGAAGGGGTAGCAGCCGTGGTGCTGAAGCCGTTGCTGCTGGGGGGCCTGCTGAGCGCCTGGCGTCGTGCCGAAGAAGCCAGAGCGCTGGGAATGGCCGTGGTCTGGAGCGCGGCCTTCGAGACCGGCATCGGCACGCGCGGATTGCTGGCACTGGCGGCCGCTTCCCGGAGCACCGAAGCGGCCGGACTGGATCCCTACCGCTGGCTGGCCGACGATGTGGTGCATCCCCGCCTGGCACTGCAACCGGAAATGCCGGTGGGTGAAGCGTTAACCGGCCCCTGGCGTCCTAACCCGGTCGTACTGGAGACGATCGATGTCGCCGCGTGAGATAAGCTGCCCGCTCTTCCGGTGGAGTCAGGAGACGCCGGATCGTCCGCTGGTGCGGCTCCCGTCCGGGCCGATCACGGCGGCCGCGCTGGAGGAACGGGTCCGGCGTGCAGTTGTGCGTCTGCAGAACGAAGGCGTGGGACCGGGGGATCGGATCGGGCTCTGGCTGGACGACCCCGTCGCCACGCTGACGATCCTGCTGGCGCTCTGGCGCCTGCGGGCCGTGGCCTGCCTGCTGAGTACGCGCCTGCCGGATATCGGACTCGACGCGCCGATCCGCCAGGTCGGTCTGCAGGCATTGATCACCGATCGGCCGTGCGTGACGACGTTGCCCTGCTGGCACCCGGAAGCGCTGCAGGACGCTCCGCCGACTGTCCCGAAAGCACCGCCGCGCCTGACGCTGGATCAGCACGCCACCGTCTTTTTTACCTCGGGCAGTACCGGCGTGCCCAAAGGGGTGCTGCACACGATCGGCAACCACCTTTACAGCGCGCGTGGGGTGGCTGTGCATCTGGAGTTGCGCCGGGGCGATCGCTGGCTGCTGGTGCTGCCGCTTTACCACGTGGGCGGCATGGGCGTGGTCGCTCGTTGTCTGCTGGTCGGTGCCGAGATCGTGATCCCGGAGCGACGGGCGCCGCTCGGCCGGGCGCTGGTCCGCTATGCGCCCACGCACGCTTCGCTGGTGCATACGCAACTCTGGCGGCTGCTGCGCGAGACTGAAAGCCCACCGCCCTGGACGCTGCGGGCGGTGCTGCTGGGCGGCAGCGCCATCCCGGAGGAGGTGTTGCAGGAAGGGACAGCGCGGGGCTGGCCGCTGCATACCAGCTACGGCCTGACCGAAATGGCTTCGACCGTCACGGCCACGCCGCCCGGTGCTTCGCTGGAGTTGCTGCGAACCTCCGGACGTGTGCTGCCCTATCGGGAACTGAAGATCGGCCCGGACGGGGCCATCCTGGTGCGCGGGCCGGTGCGGTTTGCTGGCTATCTGGAGAACGGCCGGTTGCACCGACCCTTCGACGAAGCCGGCTGGTTCGACACGGGCGACCTGGGGTGGCTGGACGAGGCGGGCTATTTGCACGTGGAAGGGCGGCGCGACAACCGATTCATCTCCGGCGGCGAAAACATTCAGCCCGAGGCGATCGAACGGGCCCTGCTGCGCCTTCCCGGTATTGCCGAGGCCGTCGTCGTACCCGTGCCTGATCCGGAGTTCGGCGAGCGTCCGGCTGCTTTCGTGCGAACAGAGGGAGAGCGGTGGGAGCCCGACCGCTGGCGGGCGGAGCTGCGCCGGGCGCTGCCGGGCTTCATGGTGCCGGTGGCGTTCTGGCCCTGGCCCGAATTGCCGGACGGAGGCATCAAGGCGTCTCGACGGCTCCTGAAAGAAGAAGCCCGGCGGCGGTGGCGGCCGTCGGAAGATATGGGATAGCGTCGTATCAGCTCAGACGCTCCATCCAGAAGAAGAGGATGTCGTCGTCGAACGTGTCGGAGTTGCAACGGCTCAGAATGCCCTGCAGGAGCGTCTGGACGGGATCTTCGGCACCGACCATCTTCGGAGCCAGCTCGCACAGGCCCTGTTCGCCGATCATTTCGCCTGAGGCCGTGCGCTGCTCCAGCAGACCGTCTGTGTAGAGCAGCAGGCCGCCGCCCGCCGGGATGGTGATCGTCGC contains these protein-coding regions:
- a CDS encoding (2Fe-2S)-binding protein; protein product: MARFELLVNGTRHTVDVPPDMPLLWVLRDVLGLTGTKFGCGKALCGACTVHLSGTPVRSCVLPVSAVVGQPITTIEGLDPEGNHPLQRAWRELNVPQCGYCQAGQLMTAAALLRQNPNPTDDDIIAAMGGNLCRCGTYHRIRQAIHRAAEIMRQEGTQ
- a CDS encoding xanthine dehydrogenase family protein molybdopterin-binding subunit; protein product: MSGFDLWEYIEARRNPLRLSRRAFLKVGMAATGGLLVGGLVPRIGSGKEDDTPAELNPYVQVDPDGTVRIYVPKSEMGQGVRTSLAMLVAEELDADWEQVRVEQAPLDPKYGSLGTGGSSSVRTRWRELREAGAMARALLVEAAARRWGVDPARCRTEQGRVLHPNGRDVLRYGELAAEAARLEPPASVRLKDPASFRLIGRPQHGVDVPDIVTGRATYGIDVRVPGMLVASIEHCPYIGGRLLRYDDTAARQVPGVRAVVEVPALGSGVYRVRPGVAVIAENTWAAFRGRQALRIEWEPGDAERHSSAAYLEQMQTLAAEPGQVVRERGSVETALSQGSRRLEATYVLPFLAHAPMEPVNAVAHVEGDRCTVWAPTQTPEWAARGVAEVLGIPERNVRVFITLLGGGFGRRLMDDYAVEAAYLSKAVGAPVQVVWTREDDLQFDFYRPMAVHRIEAALDAEGRPLAWYHRLVSTSIRAALEGPEAPDQHRSEVGGADLLPYRVPNWRLEYRPFQSPIFRGWWRSVEHTHTAFAVESFIDELAAAAGRDPLAYRLELFDMEARSEGGGWAPPYEPARLRRVLELAAEKAGWGRPLPEGHGLGIACHWAFASYAAEVVEASVDDDGQVHVHRVVVVLDCGRVVNPSGAEAQVISGVLDGLWTALRAEVVLDGGRVVSSNFDNYPLLRQHEVPPAIEVHFVESEADPTGLGEPPVPPVAPALANAIFAATGRRIHRLPIRPEMLRG
- a CDS encoding 1,4-dihydroxy-2-naphthoate polyprenyltransferase — translated: MKEAVPEKQEGKRIMPDGFGSTASVPALPRWRVWVLAARPKTLAAAVAPVLMGTAMAWADGGFHLPSAFFALIGALLIQIGTNFANDYADYLKGADTATRKGPLRVTAAGLVTPEAMRRATTLTFALAVVAGLYLIWRGGWPVLAIGLLSILFGILYTSGRYALAYLGLGELFVLIFFGPVAVGGTYYVQTLTITREVLLMGLAPGLISTGILLVNNVRDIEEDRQAGKRTPVVRFGRTFGVGLYAFCLFSALLLPVVWYLLTYRHGGAMAVLALLPASVRAIRTLALERDGAVLNALLAATGRLLLLYSLLFSIGWILT
- the menC gene encoding o-succinylbenzoate synthase; the protein is MPECTWRLFRFSLPLAMPLPSGASVRQGWLVQLQGAGATGWGEVAPLPGFSRETPEAAFRALQVLLPRLTSVPEASTFAEWAETVAPLLADAPASVRWGLELALASWQAARVEKRLDTWLASDPLPVISINALVPTNWQAHPECLATIRAAGYRTVKVKVSGHAPGEAARCVRQLRDMLGGEITLRVDANRAWTLREALAFAEAVADLEIAYIEEPLRDPEKLQEFVQRSPVPVALDETLAEQPGTPLHRWEGVAAVVLKPLLLGGLLSAWRRAEEARALGMAVVWSAAFETGIGTRGLLALAAASRSTEAAGLDPYRWLADDVVHPRLALQPEMPVGEALTGPWRPNPVVLETIDVAA
- the menE gene encoding o-succinylbenzoate--CoA ligase, whose product is MSPREISCPLFRWSQETPDRPLVRLPSGPITAAALEERVRRAVVRLQNEGVGPGDRIGLWLDDPVATLTILLALWRLRAVACLLSTRLPDIGLDAPIRQVGLQALITDRPCVTTLPCWHPEALQDAPPTVPKAPPRLTLDQHATVFFTSGSTGVPKGVLHTIGNHLYSARGVAVHLELRRGDRWLLVLPLYHVGGMGVVARCLLVGAEIVIPERRAPLGRALVRYAPTHASLVHTQLWRLLRETESPPPWTLRAVLLGGSAIPEEVLQEGTARGWPLHTSYGLTEMASTVTATPPGASLELLRTSGRVLPYRELKIGPDGAILVRGPVRFAGYLENGRLHRPFDEAGWFDTGDLGWLDEAGYLHVEGRRDNRFISGGENIQPEAIERALLRLPGIAEAVVVPVPDPEFGERPAAFVRTEGERWEPDRWRAELRRALPGFMVPVAFWPWPELPDGGIKASRRLLKEEARRRWRPSEDMG